Proteins encoded in a region of the Ignavibacteriales bacterium genome:
- a CDS encoding peptidylprolyl isomerase translates to MKTTRRCLVAYVQSLLVLALLVLQSTVFAQDKGLPYSIRIETEEGTIIAELYPDKAPATAANFLRYVDSGSFNGGCFMRTVRPDNEQNPVKIQVIQAVVHPWKENSSFPPIALERTSITGLRHTDGVISMARSEPNSATSSFFICIGDQPELDIGGKRNPDGQGFAAFGRVTQGMDIVRRIQMSPAEGQALVPLVRISSIVRLAGEKSNPPR, encoded by the coding sequence ATGAAGACAACAAGACGCTGCCTGGTAGCGTATGTTCAGAGTCTGCTTGTGCTCGCTCTGCTTGTGTTGCAATCCACGGTATTTGCGCAAGACAAGGGCTTGCCATATTCGATACGTATCGAGACGGAGGAAGGAACGATCATTGCAGAACTGTATCCGGACAAGGCCCCTGCAACGGCGGCCAATTTTCTCCGCTATGTGGACAGCGGCTCCTTCAACGGCGGATGTTTCATGAGAACAGTTCGCCCCGACAACGAGCAGAACCCTGTGAAGATCCAGGTGATCCAGGCCGTTGTTCATCCATGGAAAGAGAACAGCAGTTTCCCCCCGATCGCGCTCGAGCGGACAAGCATAACAGGACTCCGGCACACCGACGGCGTAATTTCGATGGCGAGATCGGAACCAAACTCGGCCACATCTTCCTTCTTTATCTGCATCGGCGATCAACCCGAACTTGATATTGGAGGGAAAAGAAACCCGGATGGCCAGGGGTTTGCGGCCTTTGGCCGCGTGACACAGGGGATGGACATCGTTCGCCGGATTCAGATGTCGCCGGCGGAAGGGCAGGCGTTGGTGCCGCTTGTGCGGATTTCTTCCATTGTTCGGCTCGCAGGCGAGAAATCAAATCCGCCACGGTAG
- a CDS encoding fatty acid desaturase, which yields MTRPPNDQPVKSRGIARVRWYRTPLDTQTLASLNTKSNFKGLLQTLRYLGLLTLTGSAALYAASAWPWWTVVLLFFLHGTVASFAINAVHELVHGCVFETQWLNGLFVRIFSLISWVNFEQFYSSHMRHHQFTLHPPDDLEVVLPIRLTVKHFFQTGFVNVKGSFETLKTTLRHSRGRFVGQWETALFPADQPDRGRPVIRWARIHLAVHGIVLVISFYYGWWLLPVLTTLAPFYGSWLFFLCNNTQHIGLQDNVPDFRLCCRTFTLNPVVQFLYWHMNYHIEHHMYAAVPCYNLAKLRRTILHDMPPAPRGIVATWREIAAIQRKQVEDPGYQHVAPLPG from the coding sequence ATGACACGCCCGCCGAATGATCAACCGGTGAAAAGCAGAGGCATCGCACGTGTCAGATGGTATCGCACACCGCTTGACACTCAAACCCTCGCGAGCCTGAACACCAAAAGCAATTTTAAAGGTCTTCTTCAAACGCTGAGATATCTGGGACTCCTGACGTTGACGGGGAGCGCGGCGTTGTATGCCGCGTCAGCCTGGCCATGGTGGACCGTCGTGCTGTTGTTTTTTCTCCATGGTACCGTGGCTTCATTCGCCATCAACGCCGTACATGAATTGGTGCACGGGTGCGTTTTCGAAACACAGTGGCTCAACGGTCTGTTTGTGCGGATCTTCTCGTTGATCAGCTGGGTCAACTTTGAGCAATTCTACAGCAGCCACATGCGGCATCATCAGTTTACACTGCATCCGCCGGACGATCTTGAGGTCGTTCTTCCGATCCGGTTGACGGTAAAACATTTTTTCCAGACCGGATTCGTCAATGTCAAGGGCAGCTTCGAGACGCTGAAAACCACTCTGCGCCACTCCCGCGGCAGGTTCGTGGGGCAATGGGAAACAGCTCTTTTCCCCGCCGACCAGCCCGACAGAGGCCGCCCCGTCATTCGTTGGGCGCGCATACATCTTGCCGTGCACGGCATCGTCCTGGTGATTTCGTTCTACTACGGCTGGTGGCTGCTGCCGGTCCTGACAACTCTTGCCCCGTTCTACGGCAGCTGGCTCTTCTTCCTGTGCAACAACACTCAACACATCGGCTTGCAGGACAACGTGCCCGACTTCCGGCTCTGCTGCCGTACGTTTACCTTGAACCCTGTGGTGCAGTTTCTCTACTGGCACATGAACTACCACATCGAGCATCATATGTATGCAGCTGTGCCGTGTTACAACCTGGCGAAGCTGCGCCGGACAATCCTGCACGACATGCCCCCCGCTCCGCGCGGGATCGTCGCCACGTGGAGAGAAATCGCCGCTATTCAGCGGAAGCAGGTTGAAGACCCCGGCTATCAGCACGTTGCACCTTTGCCAGGATAG
- a CDS encoding peptide chain release factor 3, producing the protein MNQSELNRRRTFGIISHPDAGKTTLTEKLLLFGGAIHTAGAVKSNKIRKTATSDFMEIEKQRGISVATSVMGFEYGGYKVNILDTPGHKDFAEDTYRTLTAVDSVILVIDCAKGVEEQTRKLMDVCRMRSTPVIVFINKMDREGRDPFSLLDELERELGIHTRPLTWPIGMGSRFQGVYNLHENTLELFSPNETGISDSLVAVNDLASPLLDEHLGETSAARLREDITLIEGAYEPFDEGHYRSAYLAPVFFGSALNNFGVKELLDTFVALAPPPQPRQTTTREVQPAENTFSGFVFKIHANLDPNHRNRMAFCRVCSGTFKRNSYYYHTRLNKELRFTNPTSFMANEKSVIEEAWPGDVVGLYDTGTFKIGDTLTEGEQFSFRGIPRFSPEIFRQLINRNPFKAKQIDKGIRQLTDEGVAQLFIQQHGHTKIVGAVGEMQFEVIKFRLLHEYGADCDLRPMNIYKAFWFTSANREQLRRFLSLQDHHIAYDKDDHPVYLAEGTWSIKSAREMFPEIEFHLTSEFKTDTDVVQSISQWGKS; encoded by the coding sequence ATGAATCAGAGCGAACTTAACCGACGACGAACTTTCGGTATTATCAGTCACCCGGACGCTGGCAAAACCACGCTCACGGAAAAACTATTGTTGTTTGGCGGCGCGATCCACACGGCAGGCGCTGTGAAGAGCAACAAGATCAGGAAGACGGCCACCTCCGACTTCATGGAAATCGAGAAGCAGCGGGGCATCTCTGTAGCGACCTCGGTGATGGGCTTCGAATACGGAGGGTACAAGGTCAATATTCTGGATACGCCGGGTCACAAGGACTTCGCCGAAGACACCTACAGGACCCTCACGGCCGTGGACAGCGTGATCCTCGTGATCGATTGCGCGAAGGGAGTCGAAGAACAGACGCGCAAGCTCATGGACGTCTGCCGGATGCGGAGCACACCGGTGATCGTGTTTATCAACAAGATGGACAGGGAAGGCCGGGACCCGTTCTCGCTTCTTGACGAACTCGAGCGTGAACTCGGCATCCACACGCGGCCGCTCACGTGGCCCATCGGCATGGGGTCGCGCTTTCAGGGGGTATACAACCTGCATGAAAACACACTGGAACTCTTCTCTCCCAACGAGACAGGCATTTCGGATTCATTAGTCGCCGTGAACGATCTTGCGAGTCCGCTCCTGGACGAGCATCTTGGTGAGACCTCTGCCGCCCGGCTCCGCGAGGACATTACGCTGATCGAAGGCGCCTACGAACCGTTCGACGAAGGGCATTACCGCTCGGCGTACCTTGCGCCGGTGTTCTTCGGAAGCGCTCTCAATAATTTCGGGGTCAAGGAGTTGCTTGATACGTTCGTTGCGCTTGCTCCTCCTCCGCAGCCAAGGCAGACAACCACAAGAGAAGTACAACCGGCGGAGAACACATTCAGCGGATTTGTATTCAAAATCCACGCGAATCTCGATCCCAATCACCGTAATCGCATGGCATTTTGCCGGGTGTGCTCGGGTACGTTCAAGCGGAACAGCTATTACTATCACACGCGCCTCAACAAAGAACTTCGGTTCACCAACCCCACAAGTTTCATGGCGAACGAGAAGAGTGTCATCGAGGAGGCGTGGCCGGGAGACGTGGTGGGACTCTACGATACCGGCACGTTCAAGATAGGCGATACGCTGACAGAGGGGGAACAGTTCAGTTTCAGAGGAATCCCGAGATTTTCTCCGGAAATATTCAGGCAACTTATCAACAGGAATCCGTTCAAAGCCAAGCAAATCGACAAGGGTATCCGGCAGCTCACCGATGAAGGTGTTGCCCAGCTTTTCATCCAGCAGCACGGCCATACAAAAATCGTCGGCGCCGTCGGCGAAATGCAATTTGAGGTGATCAAGTTCAGATTGCTCCACGAGTACGGAGCGGATTGCGATTTGCGTCCAATGAACATCTACAAAGCTTTCTGGTTCACGTCTGCAAACCGCGAGCAATTGCGCCGATTCCTCTCACTCCAGGACCACCACATCGCATATGACAAAGATGATCATCCCGTTTACCTCGCCGAGGGAACCTGGTCGATCAAGTCCGCAAGGGAAATGTTCCCCGAGATTGAGTTTCATCTTACATCGGAGTTCAAGACCGATACAGACGTGGTTCAGAGCATCAGTCAGTGGGGAAAGAGCTAG
- a CDS encoding right-handed parallel beta-helix repeat-containing protein has protein sequence MRLFFSLLLSLFIAARVHAQEVFVSPKGDDGNPGSIERPFQTLERGRTAARTYHQSTPAATRRAFIVWLRDGTYSLASTFELTRDDAGSPGAPVTYAAYGIEPVRLSGGITIPSSSFHPASDPGTLRRLPVESRQHVLQADLRALGIRDFGKHRQFGHGLPVVPAPMELFWNDSVMQLARYPNTGAIDLGTIIDPGSMPRDGDYSNRGGKFRYTDKRHARWAGVSDVWLQGFFNHGFSDDKIRIASIDTVQQEVTLSSPHMYSLASGQNFNQYVALNVLEELDQRGEWYVDTASGMLFLWPPGDIAATRVTVSILEQPLIALDNTSYCTLRDLVIENGRGLGVSLEGGTNNRIVNCVVRNVGTVGIMLGQGARQTFPHITADDYEGVPSSREVGSFHSHMYRNTVWDRNAGEHHVIEGCEVYNTGSGGIILGGGSKKNLVPGGNVVTDCRIHDFNRRNKAGAAGVIVDGCGNLVAHNEIYNADLQAMLVHGNDHVFEYNHIHHVALNSNDASAWYLGRDPSDQGNVVRWNFFHHVGRPDRKWMMGVYCDDATCDVRIEGNIFYRVASYGTVYSNGGHDIVVKNNIFIEGYGPAYQLKSMWYDFGISSIPYFFGEKGIYTRRLTKDVDIRKPPYSERYPLLKDWLDLLPDGRTYVGMRPRRNVFGNNVLVKHEETFRLVGQYAQTEFGENYITDKDPGFVDAAQLDFRLKDNSVVYKELPGFKRIPFEQIGPRKPGDRK, from the coding sequence ATGAGACTTTTTTTCTCGCTTCTTCTTTCCTTATTCATAGCAGCACGCGTTCATGCCCAGGAAGTATTTGTCTCTCCCAAAGGGGATGACGGCAACCCAGGCAGCATTGAGAGGCCGTTCCAAACTCTCGAGCGCGGGCGGACTGCAGCCCGCACATATCACCAGTCAACGCCGGCAGCGACACGCCGGGCCTTCATCGTCTGGCTCCGCGACGGCACGTATTCCCTGGCAAGCACATTCGAACTCACCAGGGACGACGCCGGCTCGCCCGGCGCCCCCGTGACATACGCCGCATATGGTATCGAGCCGGTGCGCCTCTCCGGCGGCATCACCATCCCTTCTTCGTCCTTTCACCCTGCGTCTGATCCTGGTACACTTCGGCGTCTGCCGGTTGAATCGCGGCAGCATGTTCTCCAGGCAGACCTCCGCGCGTTGGGCATTCGCGACTTCGGCAAACATCGGCAATTCGGTCATGGACTCCCGGTGGTCCCGGCACCGATGGAGCTTTTCTGGAACGATTCCGTAATGCAGTTGGCGCGCTATCCCAACACAGGCGCAATTGATCTCGGCACCATCATCGACCCGGGCTCGATGCCCCGAGACGGAGACTACTCGAACCGCGGCGGGAAATTCCGCTACACTGACAAACGGCATGCGCGCTGGGCCGGTGTTTCCGATGTCTGGCTGCAGGGGTTCTTCAACCACGGGTTCTCCGATGACAAGATCCGCATTGCTTCCATCGATACGGTGCAGCAAGAAGTGACACTTAGTTCTCCTCACATGTACAGTCTTGCCAGCGGGCAAAACTTCAACCAGTACGTCGCTCTCAACGTGCTTGAAGAACTGGACCAACGGGGCGAATGGTATGTTGATACGGCTTCCGGGATGCTGTTCCTCTGGCCCCCGGGTGACATCGCTGCAACACGGGTGACAGTCTCGATCCTGGAACAGCCGTTGATCGCCCTCGACAACACTTCGTATTGTACTCTGCGGGACCTCGTCATCGAAAACGGGAGAGGGCTCGGGGTCTCTCTTGAGGGAGGAACCAACAACCGGATCGTGAATTGTGTCGTCCGCAATGTCGGGACTGTAGGCATCATGCTGGGGCAGGGTGCGCGGCAGACGTTCCCGCACATCACTGCCGACGACTATGAGGGTGTTCCGTCCTCACGCGAGGTCGGGAGTTTCCATTCGCACATGTACCGCAATACCGTTTGGGACCGGAATGCCGGCGAGCACCATGTCATCGAAGGATGCGAGGTGTACAATACCGGATCCGGAGGGATCATACTCGGCGGCGGGAGCAAGAAGAACCTTGTGCCCGGCGGGAACGTGGTGACGGATTGCCGCATTCACGATTTCAACCGCAGAAACAAGGCAGGAGCGGCCGGTGTGATCGTGGACGGCTGCGGTAATCTGGTAGCTCACAACGAGATATACAACGCCGACCTCCAGGCGATGCTGGTCCACGGCAACGATCATGTATTCGAATACAACCACATCCATCATGTCGCTCTCAACTCCAACGACGCATCAGCCTGGTACCTGGGCCGCGATCCCAGCGATCAGGGGAATGTCGTGCGATGGAATTTCTTCCATCATGTCGGCCGGCCGGACCGCAAGTGGATGATGGGGGTCTATTGCGACGATGCCACCTGCGACGTTCGCATCGAAGGAAATATCTTCTATAGGGTCGCCTCGTACGGTACCGTCTACAGCAACGGCGGGCACGACATTGTGGTGAAGAACAACATTTTCATAGAAGGATACGGGCCGGCATACCAGCTCAAATCCATGTGGTACGATTTCGGCATCAGCTCAATCCCCTACTTCTTCGGAGAGAAGGGAATATACACGCGTCGACTTACCAAGGACGTGGATATACGTAAGCCTCCCTACAGCGAGCGGTATCCGCTGTTGAAGGACTGGCTCGACCTCCTTCCCGACGGGCGCACATACGTGGGAATGCGTCCGCGGCGCAACGTGTTTGGCAACAACGTGCTCGTGAAGCACGAAGAGACATTCCGCCTGGTCGGACAATACGCGCAGACCGAGTTTGGCGAGAACTACATCACCGACAAGGACCCGGGATTTGTCGATGCGGCGCAGCTGGACTTCCGGCTGAAAGACAACTCCGTGGTATACAAAGAGCTGCCAGGATTTAAGCGCATTCCGTTCGAGCAAATCGGGCCGCGCAAGCCTGGGGATCGCAAATAG
- a CDS encoding rhodanese-like domain-containing protein — MKIIPLVFLSVMFFAVAAHCASTGPSEEPGLLVRTEWLAQHLGDKDIVILHAHWTNSSYKQGHIPGARFLWLYALAKNTPERSTELPSIQEARAVLKDLGITRKSRIVVYVEGQNTAMASRMILTLAYFGLEDRVVLLDGGLDAWKKEGRPVSKEIPKFKPGTYVPKPHTGVVRDAEWVRAHLTDPNVTIIDARARRYYDGSTGTSPGHLPHAVSIPASSVADSTNRMISLDSLRSVFGRAGVKPGSRLVAYCHVGQSATLVYLAARMIGYDVSVYDGSFEDWADRELPVEAPPAKK; from the coding sequence ATGAAGATCATTCCACTCGTTTTTCTTTCTGTCATGTTCTTTGCTGTTGCAGCACATTGCGCTTCAACGGGGCCCTCGGAAGAACCCGGCCTGCTTGTCCGCACGGAGTGGTTGGCACAACATCTCGGCGACAAAGACATAGTAATTCTTCATGCCCACTGGACAAACAGCAGCTACAAGCAGGGGCACATCCCCGGCGCGCGGTTCCTCTGGCTCTATGCGCTCGCAAAGAACACTCCGGAGCGAAGCACCGAACTTCCTTCCATTCAGGAGGCACGTGCGGTACTCAAAGATCTTGGCATTACACGGAAGTCCAGGATCGTCGTCTATGTTGAAGGGCAGAATACGGCGATGGCCAGCAGGATGATTCTTACCCTTGCCTATTTCGGACTCGAAGATCGTGTCGTGCTCTTGGACGGAGGACTTGACGCATGGAAGAAAGAAGGGCGACCTGTCTCGAAAGAGATCCCGAAGTTCAAGCCAGGGACCTACGTCCCCAAACCGCACACCGGCGTCGTGCGGGACGCGGAATGGGTGCGCGCTCATCTAACTGATCCGAACGTCACGATTATTGATGCGCGGGCCCGGCGATACTACGATGGTTCAACCGGTACTTCTCCCGGCCACCTGCCGCATGCCGTGAGCATTCCGGCCTCGAGCGTCGCTGATTCGACGAACCGGATGATCAGTCTGGATTCGCTGCGATCAGTCTTTGGAAGGGCGGGAGTCAAACCCGGCAGCCGCCTCGTCGCCTATTGTCATGTCGGTCAGTCAGCGACCCTGGTGTACTTAGCCGCGCGAATGATTGGATATGATGTCAGCGTGTACGATGGTTCTTTTGAGGATTGGGCCGACCGTGAGCTCCCGGTCGAAGCACCTCCTGCGAAGAAGTAG
- a CDS encoding translation initiation factor — translation MEEKSQKTRKTLTSLSDLGQILTEAERKQFSAEVKKPEHDGRNKTVRVRLDTKGRKGKAVTLVEGLQHNPTTMEEIARVLKQHCGAGGTMKKGNIEIQGDQRERVAQKLREMNYVVR, via the coding sequence ATGGAAGAGAAATCACAGAAGACCCGGAAGACACTCACGTCGCTTTCTGATCTCGGGCAGATCCTTACGGAGGCTGAACGGAAACAGTTCTCTGCCGAAGTCAAAAAGCCCGAGCACGACGGACGAAACAAGACCGTTCGGGTCAGGCTGGACACGAAGGGAAGGAAGGGAAAAGCCGTAACGCTCGTGGAAGGGCTCCAGCACAATCCGACAACGATGGAGGAGATAGCAAGGGTCCTGAAACAGCATTGTGGCGCCGGAGGTACGATGAAGAAGGGAAACATTGAGATCCAGGGAGATCAGCGCGAGAGAGTGGCGCAAAAACTCCGGGAAATGAATTACGTTGTCAGGTAG
- a CDS encoding PIG-L family deacetylase, with protein MHPTTVSKFRVLLRPLMFAGFIAIIAPSLLFGGDTLRVLIIVGHPDEAEEYAGGTAAMMSQAGHRVKFLSITNGDVGHWSMTKEQLAKRRHAEALEAGRILGVSYEIFPYHDGEVENSVELRKRVVRAIREWRADVVMSIKPMFGGGHPDEMASGIAVQQGAGLASAPLFMPEVPALKKRPLYIHIRDYYSKTFPHKPDLVIPIDATLELKLKSFDAHASQFYEFAPWQKGILNEVPIGWEGKREFLKKHYLDDLAISDEMREWLIKWYGREQGQSFQYAEEFEFPHYSRKTDKAELMRIFPVLNSGIAKESK; from the coding sequence ATGCACCCCACCACCGTATCCAAGTTTCGGGTCTTGCTGAGACCGTTGATGTTCGCCGGCTTCATTGCCATCATTGCTCCGTCCTTGCTGTTCGGCGGCGATACGCTCCGCGTGTTGATCATCGTTGGTCATCCTGATGAAGCCGAAGAGTACGCGGGAGGCACCGCCGCCATGATGTCTCAGGCCGGACATCGGGTCAAGTTCCTTTCTATCACGAACGGCGATGTGGGTCACTGGAGCATGACAAAAGAGCAACTTGCCAAACGCCGCCATGCAGAAGCCCTCGAAGCAGGCAGGATTCTCGGCGTGTCATACGAGATCTTTCCCTATCACGACGGCGAAGTTGAGAACTCAGTTGAGTTGAGGAAGCGGGTCGTGCGTGCCATCCGGGAATGGCGCGCGGACGTTGTGATGAGCATTAAGCCGATGTTCGGAGGAGGACACCCGGACGAAATGGCGTCTGGCATCGCTGTGCAGCAGGGGGCTGGACTCGCGTCTGCCCCTTTGTTCATGCCTGAGGTTCCCGCTCTGAAGAAGAGGCCGTTGTATATTCACATTCGCGACTATTACAGTAAGACCTTTCCGCACAAACCAGATCTGGTGATTCCGATCGATGCGACCCTTGAACTGAAACTCAAGTCATTCGATGCTCACGCGTCGCAATTCTATGAGTTCGCTCCATGGCAAAAGGGAATTCTCAACGAGGTGCCAATAGGGTGGGAGGGAAAGAGAGAATTTCTCAAGAAGCACTATCTTGATGACCTGGCGATCAGCGACGAGATGCGCGAGTGGCTGATCAAGTGGTACGGGCGTGAGCAGGGGCAGTCGTTTCAGTACGCGGAAGAATTTGAATTTCCCCACTACAGCCGGAAGACGGACAAAGCGGAGTTGATGAGGATCTTTCCTGTCCTGAACTCGGGGATTGCGAAGGAAAGTAAATAG
- a CDS encoding IPT/TIG domain-containing protein yields MLSFSRATTFLFLAALGLLFLSSCTKTEDFSLYDSNASYNPQPTITGITPAGGAVAGMDTVVVQGSNFSASVSENSVFFNASPAALLSSTSTQIMLRAPLVPSDSIGVRVAVSSSVQFSNTYLFSLKAGVKTWGSLQATETSTSIATDASGNLYSGISLTAVEGGIIKITPAGVRSTYTPPTSGVVSWTSLKMGPGGYLYAARNFRALYRFSPGGGSSGAVWQAFPVGVAINDIDFDQSGNVWGGGNNSNIYCVTQAKVITTTPFVGTVRCVRVYNGSLYFSAKTEAGEKIWRAQISGTTLGTPEVYFDFAATYPANIPLSITFSSDGIMYVGTDSQEGLLIVNASKTVSAPFGAYKAMFGTGLAYLTWGSSDDLYASTSNGLLVKFYVRGKKSAPYYGSTL; encoded by the coding sequence ATGCTTTCCTTCTCCAGAGCAACAACATTTCTGTTTCTTGCCGCCCTCGGACTTCTGTTTCTGAGCAGCTGCACGAAAACGGAGGACTTTAGTCTGTACGATTCGAATGCTTCGTACAATCCCCAACCGACGATCACTGGCATCACCCCCGCCGGGGGCGCGGTTGCAGGTATGGATACAGTTGTCGTGCAAGGCTCAAACTTCTCCGCCTCGGTGTCGGAGAACTCGGTATTCTTCAATGCATCTCCTGCCGCGCTCCTGAGCTCGACGAGCACGCAGATTATGCTCCGAGCGCCGCTGGTGCCGAGCGACAGTATCGGTGTCAGGGTCGCGGTCTCAAGTTCCGTTCAATTCAGCAACACGTATCTCTTCTCCTTGAAAGCAGGGGTGAAGACGTGGGGGAGTCTTCAGGCGACTGAGACCTCTACATCGATAGCGACTGACGCGTCAGGGAATCTCTACTCGGGAATTTCGCTCACCGCAGTCGAAGGTGGCATTATCAAGATCACGCCTGCGGGTGTCCGATCAACCTACACTCCTCCCACGTCGGGTGTGGTTTCGTGGACGAGCCTGAAAATGGGACCAGGCGGATATCTGTACGCTGCACGAAATTTCAGGGCGTTGTATCGCTTCTCGCCTGGAGGCGGATCATCAGGAGCAGTGTGGCAGGCTTTCCCGGTCGGCGTCGCAATCAATGATATTGATTTTGACCAAAGCGGAAACGTGTGGGGAGGCGGCAACAATTCCAACATTTACTGCGTCACACAAGCCAAGGTGATCACAACTACTCCGTTTGTCGGGACCGTGCGCTGCGTGCGGGTCTACAACGGCTCCCTTTACTTCTCAGCCAAGACGGAAGCAGGGGAAAAAATCTGGCGGGCGCAGATCTCAGGTACCACGCTGGGAACACCTGAAGTCTATTTCGATTTCGCAGCCACTTATCCGGCTAACATACCTCTATCAATCACGTTCTCTTCTGATGGTATCATGTATGTGGGAACAGATTCTCAGGAGGGCCTCCTGATCGTGAACGCCAGCAAGACAGTGAGTGCTCCGTTTGGAGCCTACAAGGCCATGTTTGGAACCGGGCTCGCCTATCTCACATGGGGGAGTTCAGATGATCTTTATGCAAGCACCTCCAACGGACTTCTCGTGAAGTTCTATGTGCGGGGAAAGAAAAGCGCACCGTACTACGGCAGTACGCTGTAA
- a CDS encoding PorV/PorQ family protein: MRQLAFILVLVLLVCCGFVQNIFAQQKLAQTGFNFLNVGTDARATAMGEAFTTVQGSSTALFYNPAGLAGISKFMDFSTNQLKWIADIKYLSGAVAVAPYGGEYGVVGISVMTINYGNFKFTRVANNEQGYEDVDSYPMPNAYVVGIGYGKELSNQFSVGGQAKYAYQSLGKSLVPVYKQTTTSSGVVKTDTSYDLRDYNVGTIAFDFGTIYKTGLKSLAFGVSINNFSREIRYERESFQLPLTFKIGLSMNLMDLVPDLADDHSLFVSIDAVHPRAYVEYLNIGGEYVFGKTVALRAGYISHHADYSLTAGIGVQKFGVAVDYSFMPHKVFSDIQRISVRFSF; this comes from the coding sequence ATGAGACAACTTGCGTTTATTCTTGTGTTGGTTCTTCTCGTCTGCTGCGGTTTCGTCCAGAACATTTTTGCCCAGCAGAAACTGGCCCAGACAGGATTCAATTTCCTGAACGTGGGCACCGACGCCCGCGCGACGGCAATGGGAGAAGCGTTCACGACCGTCCAGGGGTCGTCGACAGCCCTCTTCTACAATCCTGCCGGACTCGCAGGGATCAGCAAGTTCATGGACTTTTCCACGAACCAGCTGAAGTGGATCGCAGACATCAAGTACCTTTCCGGTGCCGTCGCTGTTGCCCCCTACGGAGGGGAATACGGCGTGGTGGGTATCAGCGTTATGACCATCAACTACGGGAATTTCAAATTCACCCGTGTTGCTAACAATGAGCAAGGGTATGAGGACGTCGACAGCTATCCCATGCCCAACGCATACGTCGTGGGAATCGGGTATGGTAAAGAACTCTCGAACCAGTTTTCAGTCGGCGGCCAGGCAAAATATGCCTATCAGAGCCTTGGCAAGAGCCTGGTTCCGGTCTACAAACAGACAACAACGAGCTCTGGCGTGGTCAAGACCGATACATCATACGACCTGCGTGACTACAATGTGGGAACGATTGCGTTTGATTTCGGGACAATCTACAAGACCGGTCTCAAGAGCCTTGCGTTCGGGGTATCGATCAACAATTTTTCGCGTGAAATCCGATATGAGCGCGAGAGCTTTCAGCTGCCGCTAACGTTCAAGATCGGCCTTTCCATGAACCTGATGGACCTGGTTCCGGACCTGGCAGACGATCATTCGCTCTTTGTCTCCATCGATGCGGTTCATCCGCGTGCATACGTTGAGTATCTGAATATTGGCGGAGAGTATGTGTTCGGGAAGACTGTCGCCCTGAGGGCTGGCTACATAAGTCACCATGCGGATTACAGCCTGACGGCCGGTATTGGCGTACAGAAATTCGGGGTTGCTGTGGATTACTCGTTCATGCCCCACAAAGTTTTCAGCGATATCCAACGGATTTCTGTGAGGTTTTCCTTCTAA